The following DNA comes from Schistocerca piceifrons isolate TAMUIC-IGC-003096 chromosome 3, iqSchPice1.1, whole genome shotgun sequence.
TATTTTCCTTCATATTACacctttattttatatgtttttctcTGATCTCTCCAGTTGTCTTTGCAGTGTCTACAaccaatttaattgtaacaacaggccatattatttcaatttttaacatCAGATGGTGGCCACTGGTGACAGCCCAACTGCCCTTCGTCTGACCATAATCCTCCTCCTTCCCATCTGATTATACCATTGCAATATGACTATAGTATGATTAAAAGTACGCGTTAAGTTGACACTTGAATATTGGAGCTTAATGTGACCGTCAGAGAACATCACAAGTGAAGTCGCTGAGGTCACCAACAGACCACATCAATGCATCATTTCAGTTCCAGATTTTTAGTAGTGTGATGTACATGTGTAATGTACTATTTGTACATGTGTAATACACTATTTGGCACTGCCTAACAGCCTATTAAACTGTCTGTAGTCACACTAGGCAAAATCATGTTCTGTCTGTGTTTGCAGCATGCTACTTGGTGACAGAACTTTATGTGGTACACAGCTGACAGCGAATTTGGCAACACTCTTGTGCCATGTGGCAGATGTCAAATAACGAATAGTTTTAATTACACCGTAGCAGCACAAAAACACAAGTAGCAGTTGATGACACTCCTACTAGTGAATCTCTCAGAGAATATTGTGTGtattatttcttttcagtttccagcagataatatttatatgtagcctgtaaatttttttaaacctagttatTGTGTTTTGTTTGCAAGGAATTTTTATATGATTTCTATCATTTTACCTTTCTCTCAATTGCAGATACTGGAGCATTGTATGTCCCATATAAAGATGGTACTGACAGGCAACAAGCCCAAGCTGGACAGTGGGCTACAGGTCCACTGCAAGATGGAACTGGTGGCTACCATCCACAGCAACAAGGTGGTTCATCAGCTTCAGGAAGTCCTCAGCAGTCGTGTGGGGATCCTGAGACTGtggcacctccaccaccaccaacacagcccccacaacaacagcaacaaggcACAATGACATCGCCTGTCCCCTCCCCGTATCCACCACCACAGGATGCTACAGCACCACCACAACAGACACCTGTAGAGGATGATCCTCAGCAACATTCCCCAACACAGCAGCAGCAAGGGAcaccacagcagcagcagacaCAGCCTCAGCCACAGCAACCCCCAGCATCACAGCAGCCAGCTcctccacaacagcagcagcagcatcaagcTGATgttgaacagcagcagcaacaacaacaacagcagcaacagagaGTTGTTACAGCAGCACAGTGTTTCCCACAAgagttacagcaacagcagcagcaacaacaacagcagcagcagcaccaagtTGATGTTGAGCAACAGCAGAGGGTGGCTGCTGCAGTAGCAGCTGCTCAATGTTTTCCTCCAGCAGATATGCAACAGCAgcatcaacaacagcagcagcagcaacagcaacatctGGCATATGCGACACAACATTACTTCAAGGATCAGCGTCACACACCAGGAATGCCACCACATGTGCTCACGCCGAGTGGCTTTACTGCCCTTCATTACTTGAAGCAACCGGGAGTGATGTTAACTTCACTTGGTACAATGGGCATGGGAGATGGAAGTGGTGTAGGTCTGGGGACGAGCATCACTGACGGGACAGGTGTGGGTGTCGGTGCAGTTGCATACCCGAATGTTCAGGTAGATGTGCGCTCACTGCCTGATATCATCCAGCAGCAACAGCAAGCCCAGCATCaagcacaacaacaacaggctcAAGGTCCGGGAACAGGAAAACCGGGGCGGGGAGGCAACGGTTCGGGCTCAGAGCTCAGGCTTTTCAAGTGTCTTACGTGTGGCAAGGACTTCAAGCAGAAATCAACACTGTTGCAGCACGAACGTATCCATACTGACAGCCGCCCTTACGGTTGCCCCGAATGTGGAAAGCGGTTCCGACAACAGTCCCATCTGACACAGCACCTACGCATCCACGCCAATGAGAAGCCTTACGCCTGCGCATACTGCGAGCGCTCCTTCCGGCAACGTGCCATCCTCAACCAGCACCTGCGCATCCATTCGGGTGAGAAGCCTTACCGGTGCCCGCAGTGCGGCAAGCACTTCCGCCAGAAGGCCATCCTCAACCAGCACGTCCGCACACACCAAGGCGAGCGCCCCACTACTTCTAGTCCTCCTCACGATAACGCCAGGGCAAAGTTGGCCGCGCTCTTTGAGCTCTTTAGTAGACCGAGTCTTCTCCCTTTGCTGGGCGGCTCGTTGAAGATCCAACAGCCCGATTAAATGTAATTAACAATAAGAGATAAGAAGTACTGTGTCGTTTCAATTTTTGGCTGCGTGTCCATTCCGTTCTCGGAAACTGTATTCCAGCTTGTAGTATTTTGTGGGATCTCTCTTTCCTGTTTGAGATAACAAGTTCATTTAACATAGACTGGAAGAGAGATATTTAAATTTGCTTTAGTGAAACAAATATCTCATGAGAATTGGATATATGAaatttatttcgtattttaaagCAGCAAAACCTTGTTAACTTTCTCAGGAACTTTTTGCCGATTTTTAGTTGCTTTTTACTGGTGCTGAAGAATCTCAGTGGTATTTCCAAAGCAGTGTAGTTCCAGTTTGTACCAGGTGTCATGTAAGAGGTCCCTAATCATATTACTGTCATGTCTGTAATGATTGGCAGAATAGCTATATTCATCAAACACGGTGTAAATCTTGTCATGCCTAACTGATATAGTCAGGCACATTCAGTCTTGAGGCTTTGGATCTACAGCAGCATATCTCTCTTTTATTGAATCCTTTATCACATTTCTCTTAATTAACTCTTACAGAGAGGATAGATGCCTACTCACTATAAagttgacacattgagttgcagacagacacaatgaaaagactgttacacattaaggtTTTGGACAAAGCCTTTGTCAGGAAAGCAGAACACACATgcattcacataagcaagcacatcTCCTAGACACTTGATCACTATCTCTGGCTGCTCAAGTCAGATTGAAATCCAATCCATTGTGgagtggggaaaggggggggggggggggtggatagcaGGGTACAAGTAGGGGAAGAGGAAAcagtgctgtctggtggagtgtgcagggactagagatGGCAGACAAGGCTATCTGGTGCAGCATCAGGAGACTGTGCGAGAGGGAGGGAATGGAAAAAAGGGAGACTAACAGAGAAGGGGAAAAGGTTGGCGAGTATATTGGCAGAGAACAGTGCACAATAAGGATGGGGACGTGagttgggaggaggtgataggacaaaaGCGGCAGAAACTGTTTGGTAGAGGGTGTGGCAACAGTAGGTTGCCATAGGCCTaggctgggataattttgggagagGAGAATATGTTGGAAGGTAACTCCAAAggttaactcccatctgtgcatttcagaaaagctggtggtggaggggaggatccagatggcctgggttgctAAGCAGCTGTTGAAACCAAGctcgttatgttcagctgcatgttatgcaacaggatggtccactttgctcttggccacagtttgatgggGGCTATCCTTATTGGTTGATATCTGATTGGAAGTCATAGCAATATCAAAAGCTGAACAATGATTACAGGAGAGATGGTACACgacatggctgcttttacaggtggccCAGGTAGAGTAAgccatgacaggactggaatagaaagtgctggatGGTTGGATTTGACAGGACTTGCTCTTGGTTcttccacagggatcatatccctgtggaaaggGTCAACCAGCTATCCACCAGGGTGAAtgaccaccgccaaactgtggctaagagcaaagtggaccaccctgttgcacaACATGTTGTTGATGAATGCAACATGCTTgacttcagtggctgcttcacatccTGGGCCATCTGTATCCTCCcctctaccaccagcttttctgaactgtgcagatgggagttatccttacaacacattctcaactcccaaaaccgagcgaggtggcgcagtggctagcacactggactcgcatttgggaggacgacgattcagtccagcgtccggccatcctgatttaggttttccgtgatttccctaaatcgctccaggcaaatgccgggattgtttctttgaaagggcacggccgacttccttccccgtccttccctaatccgatgagaccgatgacctcgctgtctggtctccttccccaaacaacccaacccaactcccaAAATCATCTCggactcaacctatggtaacctactaTCTCACACCCTCCTCCCAACAGTTCCCTCCCCTTCTCTCGTATCACCTCCTCACAACTCACGTCCCCACCCTCCTTGTGCACTGCTGTCTGCAAGTGCACTAACCAATCTTTTTCCCTTCTCTGCTCCCCTCCTTTCTGCTCCCTTTTTCCCCTTCCCTTCATCTCTCACAGAGATATTGCGCTGGGTAGCCTTTTCTGCCACTTCTACTCCCCACACACTCCGTGAGGCAGCACTGTTTCCTCTTCCCCCACTTGTACCCTGCTGTTCCttcccctttcctgctccactaCGGACTGGATCTTGATTTCAGTTTCAGTAAGGCCTGAGCAACCAGAGGTAGCAGACCTGTttgtgatgtgtgcttgcttgtctgAATACATGTGTATTTCTCTTTTCTAATGAAAGCTTTGGTCAATAATTCGATGTGTAACAGTGTTTTTGTTtcgcctgtctgtaactcaacgtGTCATCCTTACAGTGATTAGCGATCTATCCTTcccataattgttgatattccaacctgaatTTTCCATTTCTGTTAATTAAGATTTATTGACTGTGCCTTTACCTACATTTCCAAACCTTCTCTTCttgcatcttttttttttccagcagacaCACTAAAGATTCCAAATACTCGGGACTCTGTGCCTGTCAATGTTTCTGAAGGCCAGCTCGGGATTTCCAATCTGTTTTTTGGATGTGGTTATTGTATTTGTCATTATTAATTTTGAGAGATTTTTTTGTTAAAGTAGTAGAATACATGTGACAGATGGGTCCCTTACCAATCCATGAAAACTTGTCACATAAAAGGATTCATCCTAGGAAATTCACAAGCCATTTGTCAGTTGCCAGAATGTTGGCAAGTTGAATGTCATCATTTAATTAGAAACACTTGTATCTGTGTATATCAGATAACTGAAACATGCAAGAACATTTCTCAAGCAAAGGTTTTCTTTCATAAAATGATACAACTATCTGTTGGCAAGCGGTGCAATACCCACACAAGATTGTTATTTTCTTATAGATTCAAGAAAGTGAAAGAACTGGATTGCTTTCTGTAGGGAAATATGTTGTAAAACTGTTAGTAGCTATTATTTTCCACTTCATAACTTTCTAATTAATTGCTGCACAAGGTTTTGTTGTCCTTATGTCATTGCATGAGTCAACATTTATAAGTGGAACACTTATacatcattattttgtttattttacagATGTGAGTCCTCATTTGGTGTTCAAGAATGGTATGACGCCTACCCTGTGGCCTCAAGATGTGCCATACCCACCTGATGCTGAGAAGGATGATGCAGCTTCTACATTTGGGAATCCTGAAGACGGCAGTGTGCCACCGGACCAGGCTCGTAGCAATGGGCAGTGTTTTTCTCCTGACAGTGCTGGCAATGTGCAACAATATCAAGCATATTTCAAGGATGCCAAGGGTATGAACCATTCAGTGTTTGGAAATGGGGGTCCTGCAAACTTTGGGGCGCTTCAGTACTTAAAACAGGGTCAGGTAAAGCCTGGTGGACTGCTGCCCGATGTAATACAGCACGGGAGAAGTGCAGGGATGCCCCTTTATGTGCGCTGTCCTATTTGCCAAAAGGAGTTCAAGCAGAAATCGACATTGCTGCAACACGGTTGCATCCATATAGAGTCCAGGCCATATCCGTGCCCAGAGTGTGGTAAGCGGTTTCGACAACAATCTCACCTCACACAACATCTTCGAATACATACAAATGAGAAGCCTTACGGCTGTGTATACTGTGGTCGAAATTTCAGGCAGCGGACGATCCTCAATCAGCATATTCGTATTCACACAGGTGAGAAACCATATAAATGTGGACAATGTGGAAAAGACTTCCGCCAGAAGGCCATTCTCGATCAGCACACTCGTACACATCAAGGTGATAGGCCGTTCTGCTGTCCGATGCCTAACTGCAGGCGGCGCTTTGCGACGGAGCCAGAAGTGAAGAAGCACatagacaaccacatgaatccacaTGCTGCAAAATCTAGACGTGCTAACACGGCGGGTGTTGGTGTTCTGGAAGCAAAACATCATCCCGGAGCCACAGTACTGGGAGGTGAAAGGGGTCCTCCAACTCTGCTGACACGGGGCATTCCACCCACAGCTGTAGTGAAGCCCGAACTGTATTTCCCACAGTGTTACGCACCTACATTCAATCATCAGCCACCACCGCCCCCTCCTCCGCCTCCACCTAATGCCCAGTTTGCCACACCACAGGGTGCCAGTGGTAGCATAAGTGGTGGGAGCATTAATGGTGCTACAATCAATGGTAACACTATTAATGGAAACAGTATTAATGGTACTACGATCAATGCAAATGCCATCAATGGTAATACCATTGGGGCTGCTAGTAATCTCAGCAATCTCAGTGGGAGCAATCTCAGTGGAGGCAGCATCACTGCCGGTAGTCTAAATGGCGGTGGCATTAATGGTGCCAGTAGCAGCAACAATAGCACAAATAATAATCAGAGTCCTGTGATGAATTCACCTGCCCCTGAGTACAAGTCTGTGCCCCCACAAACATCCAGTCTGCCGGCCCAGTGACTAGCGGCTGCCCTTCTCTAGCCATCGGGACCCGGCACGCTGCCACATTTTGCTGGTAGTGCTGCCGGACCCATCAAGCATGAGCCTTGT
Coding sequences within:
- the LOC124789439 gene encoding zinc finger and SCAN domain-containing protein 10 isoform X1, whose amino-acid sequence is MAINFSASFAAYLAAGLKVPRQFMYCIAQDTGALYVPYKDGTDRQQAQAGQWATGPLQDGTGGYHPQQQGGSSASGSPQQSCGDPETVAPPPPPTQPPQQQQQGTMTSPVPSPYPPPQDATAPPQQTPVEDDPQQHSPTQQQQGTPQQQQTQPQPQQPPASQQPAPPQQQQQHQADVEQQQQQQQQQQQRVVTAAQCFPQELQQQQQQQQQQQQHQVDVEQQQRVAAAVAAAQCFPPADMQQQHQQQQQQQQQHLAYATQHYFKDQRHTPGMPPHVLTPSGFTALHYLKQPGVMLTSLGTMGMGDGSGVGLGTSITDGTGVGVGAVAYPNVQVDVRSLPDIIQQQQQAQHQAQQQQAQGPGTGKPGRGGNGSGSELRLFKCLTCGKDFKQKSTLLQHERIHTDSRPYGCPECGKRFRQQSHLTQHLRIHANEKPYACAYCERSFRQRAILNQHLRIHSGEKPYRCPQCGKHFRQKAILNQHVRTHQDVSPHLVFKNGMTPTLWPQDVPYPPDAEKDDAASTFGNPEDGSVPPDQARSNGQCFSPDSAGNVQQYQAYFKDAKGMNHSVFGNGGPANFGALQYLKQGQVKPGGLLPDVIQHGRSAGMPLYVRCPICQKEFKQKSTLLQHGCIHIESRPYPCPECGKRFRQQSHLTQHLRIHTNEKPYGCVYCGRNFRQRTILNQHIRIHTGEKPYKCGQCGKDFRQKAILDQHTRTHQGDRPFCCPMPNCRRRFATEPEVKKHIDNHMNPHAAKSRRANTAGVGVLEAKHHPGATVLGGERGPPTLLTRGIPPTAVVKPELYFPQCYAPTFNHQPPPPPPPPPPNAQFATPQGASGSISGGSINGATINGNTINGNSINGTTINANAINGNTIGAASNLSNLSGSNLSGGSITAGSLNGGGINGASSSNNSTNNNQSPVMNSPAPEYKSVPPQTSSLPAQ
- the LOC124789439 gene encoding zinc finger and SCAN domain-containing protein 10 isoform X2; translated protein: MAINFSASFAAYLAAGLKVPRQFMYCIAQDTGALYVPYKDGTDRQQAQAGQWATGPLQDGTGGYHPQQQGGSSASGSPQQSCGDPETVAPPPPPTQPPQQQQQGTMTSPVPSPYPPPQDATAPPQQTPVEDDPQQHSPTQQQQGTPQQQQTQPQPQQPPASQQPAPPQQQQQHQADVEQQQQQQQQQQQRVVTAAQCFPQELQQQQQQQQQQQQHQVDVEQQQRVAAAVAAAQCFPPADMQQQHQQQQQQQQQHLAYATQHYFKDQRHTPGMPPHVLTPSGFTALHYLKQPGVMLTSLGTMGMGDGSGVGLGTSITDGTGVGVGAVAYPNVQVDVRSLPDIIQQQQQAQHQAQQQQAQGPGTGKPGRGGNGSGSELRLFKCLTCGKDFKQKSTLLQHERIHTDSRPYGCPECGKRFRQQSHLTQHLRIHANEKPYACAYCERSFRQRAILNQHLRIHSDVSPHLVFKNGMTPTLWPQDVPYPPDAEKDDAASTFGNPEDGSVPPDQARSNGQCFSPDSAGNVQQYQAYFKDAKGMNHSVFGNGGPANFGALQYLKQGQVKPGGLLPDVIQHGRSAGMPLYVRCPICQKEFKQKSTLLQHGCIHIESRPYPCPECGKRFRQQSHLTQHLRIHTNEKPYGCVYCGRNFRQRTILNQHIRIHTGEKPYKCGQCGKDFRQKAILDQHTRTHQGDRPFCCPMPNCRRRFATEPEVKKHIDNHMNPHAAKSRRANTAGVGVLEAKHHPGATVLGGERGPPTLLTRGIPPTAVVKPELYFPQCYAPTFNHQPPPPPPPPPPNAQFATPQGASGSISGGSINGATINGNTINGNSINGTTINANAINGNTIGAASNLSNLSGSNLSGGSITAGSLNGGGINGASSSNNSTNNNQSPVMNSPAPEYKSVPPQTSSLPAQ